In Seonamhaeicola sp. S2-3, the genomic window TCTTTGAAATGCAGTTAATTCCATTAAAAACATTTAAACACAAAAAAAGCCCTTACTTGTAGGACTTTTTTAATATTTTAAAATATAGAACTATTTTATAAATCGTTGAATATTGAATGCATTAAGCGCTTTTTATCGTTAATGCTTTCTTCTAATGAAATCATGGTTTCTGTTCTGTAAACACCTTCAATATCATCTAACATAAAAATAACTTCTTTAGCATGCTCTGTACTTCTACCTCTTACTTTACAAAATATATTAAATTTACCAGTTGTTATATGCGCTACAGTAACATAAGGTATTTCGTTAATACGCTCTAAGACAAACTTTGTTTGAGATGTATTGTTTAAATAAACACCTACATAAGCTATGAAAGAATACCCTAGTTTTTTATAATCTAACATTAAAGAAGAGCCTTTAATAATACCAGATTCTTCCATTTTTTTCACACGTACATGCACTGTACCTGCAGATATTAGTAATTTTTTTGCAATGTCTGTAAAAGGTATTCTTGTGTTATCTATTAACATGTCAAGAATTTGGTGGTCAATTTCGTCTAATTTTATTTTTCCCATAATTAGCTTTTCTTAGATAAAACCCAAAATTAATACATTTTTATTAATAATTACGCATAATCTATACGTTTTATTTTGGTAATAATACGATATTTTCATTTTTTATCATTACGAAAACGTTTTCGCTAGCTATTGAAAGCTTTTTCTTTCTATCATCTAACACCGCTTCTCCTTTAGCATCTATTTCTCTGTGACCATAAAAATTGTTTAACTTCTCTATGCATTGAACTACAGGCATAAATTCTAAAGTATTATCAACCAGTGTTTCTTGAAATTGAATGGCTATATCAACCAACCCTTCATTTGAATATCCTGCTGCATTTCTTATAATAACATCATAAAAGCACTTTTCATTTTCAGGAATACTAAAATAAGAGTCTATTTTACTTCCATCAACATTAAGTTCTGCAATATAACATAGAGATTTAATATAAGACATGTAAATAAGTTCTCTTGTATACTCTCTGTTATAATCGTTAGCAAAATGACCTGCTTCAAATAAAATAGTAGGTACGTTTTCACTTTGAAATGTATCACCAACGCAATTTATATTAAATGCATCATCATAAACACCAATTTGGTTGGGAATAACCTCTTGCAACGCATCATTCATTATGCCAATTATTTCCATAGCCACTCTTCTATTTTGAGTAACAGTACATTCTTTATCTTGTGCTGGAGATAAAAAAGATACCGTAGCAGATTTGTTATTTTTTCCAGCGCTAAAAATAGTACGCTGACCATGTAAATTAAAACAATAATAAGGTTTAAAAGCTTCAAATACTTTACGCAATACCAAACTCTCTGGCTGTGTTAAATTTTGCGCATCTCTGTTTAAATCTACCTTATTAGCATTTACTCTGGTGTAAACCTCTGCTCCATCTGGATTTAAAATAGGAATAATATATAAAGTACAGTGTTTTAAAATATGAATTAAACCACTTTCGGCTTCTTTTAAAGAATTTAAGAGATCAAATAAAGCCTTAGTTGTGGTAGATTCATTACCATGCATTTGAGACCACATTAAAACTTTTTTAGATCCAGTACCTATCTGAATTCCATAAATAGGTTTGTTTAAAACTGAATATCCAATAGTCTCAACCTTACAATAATTTTTAAGATTTTTAAGTAAAGGTTCTATATGGTTATTGGTTATATACCTACCAAAAAGCGTATTTTCTTTATTGTTTATAAAGAGGGATTTTATTTGTTCTGTTTGCATGAAATTATTTTTGGATACAAATGTAAACATTTACAATTTTACAAATGTAAACAGTGAAATCATCTGTTTTTAGTTACAAATGTATACTATTTAATGTGGCTAATATTAAATAACTGCCTCTAAAATCATTATAAATTAGTATAAACTTGTATTTCAGTAATTTAATAGGTATTATTTTAAGTTTTTATTTATGTTAATTTAAGTTTTAACACTTAATTTTTCGTATTAACTAATATATTTTTTACATTTGTAAACAATTAAAACATCATAATACAGTTTACAATGGTAAACACCGAAGCATTTACTAAAAGATTAAAAAAAGTAATGGATTACTACGGAGAATCTGCTTCTTCTTTTGCTGAAAAAATAGGTGTGCAGCGCTCTAGTATTTCTCATATATTATCTGGAAGAAACAAACCTAGTTTAGAATTTGTTTTAAAAATACTTTCCTCCTTTCCTGAAGTAGAACTGTATTGGCTTTTAAATGGGAAAGGACAATTTCCTTCCATACAAAAAACTTTAGATTTTAAAGATGAGCCAAAAAAAGAAGTTACTAACCAAAAAAATATTGAAACAAAACTAGATTCTACAAATAGCAATAAAACAATAGAGCGTATTGTTATTTTTTATTCTGACGGAACATTTAAAAACTTTCAGAATTAAACTATTCTTTAGTAGTTTTGCTAAAAACTACTTTATATGCGTTTTCTTTATTTATTATTGCTTTTTTGTTTAACAAGTTGCTACACCACGCAAAGAGATTGTACAAAGTTTAAAACAGGAAAGTTTTATAGTGAAATTACCCTAGATGGTGAGGTTTTAGTATCTGAATTTGAGAGAACTAATAATCTGCAAATAGAAACCTATAATAATAAAGTTGACTCTTCTCAATTACGATGGATAAATGACTGTGAAGTTATTTTTAAAACCATTAACCCTAAAAATATGGCAGAAAAAAAAGATGTGCATTTAAAAATACTTACTACAACTGATAGCTCTTATACCTTTGAATACTCTTATGTAGGCGAAACAAAAAAACAAAAAGGCATTGCCTACAAACGCAACTAATATGGTGGATACAAAAACGATTCTACCATATTAAACTTAAGTTCTTTATCTTTTGTTATTTCATAAGTTAAAAAGATTTCACCCCAAAATTCACCATCCGAAAAATCGGCTATAATCCACTTATGGTTTAACATTTTAACGGTATTAATCATCATTTTTCTTCCTTCACTAGACCCATAAGGTATTAAAGGATGTTCTCTTTTAACTTCGTTTAACTTATATAACTCGTCTTTTATAAAAGGAATTAATTCGTCAATTTTATAACCATCTCTTTCAAAATAACTAATAGCGTCTTCATTTCTATCTAAATTAAAATGAGAAACTTCTAAGAATGCATCTTCTAAAACATCTAAAGAATCTTTGTAGGTTTTAAGTTTAGCTTCTTTTTTAATTAATTTTTTATTTAAATCTTCAAAAACACGCTTAGAATTAACATACTGAAATAATACTAGTAATATTGAAAATATAAATAAGTAGATAAAAATTCTTTGCTTCATAATATGTTTATATTGTTATTTCTAATTCATCGTAAGCCAAAAATACATTTTCTGGCAATGTTTTTTCTACTTCATCATGAAAACCTAACAAATGACTAATATGAGTTAAGTAGGCTTTTTCTGGGTTCACTTTTTTTATAAACGCTAAAGCTTCTTCTAAATTAAAATGAGAATGATGCGGTTCTTTTCTTAAAGCATTAACCACTAAAACTTTTACATTTTTAATCTTTTCAATCTCCTTGTTTTTAACCGTTTTCATGTCGGTTAAATATGCAAAATCACCAAATTTAAAACCAAAAACCTGTAAATTGGCATGCTTTCCTTTTACAGGAACCACCTCTAAATTTCCTAATTTAAAAGGTTTGTTTTTTATTCTATTTAGTGTAACCGATGGCGCTCCGGGATATTTGTTTTTAGTTTTAAAAACATAATCAAACCGTTGCTTTAAAGATTTTAAAACACGCTTATGTGCATATAAAGGAATATCTCCTTGTCTAAAATAAAACGGACGAATATCATCTAACCCCATAACATGATCTGCATGTTCATGTGTAAATAAAATGCCATTAATTTTATTGCACCCTGCTCTAAGCATCTGGTATCTAAAATCTGGCCCGCAATCAACAACATAAGTATAATTATCCCACTCAACTAAAACAGAAACACGCAACCTTTTATCTTTGGAGTTATTACTTAAACAAACAGGGTGTTTGCTCCCTATTATTGGAATACCTTGTGATGTACCAGTGCCTAAAAATGTTATTTTCAAAAAAAAATAATTTTCTATTTAACAAATAAATCTACTAATATCAATAGAATTCAACTAAAATAAAATTTCATATTCATAATTTCAAATCTTAAGTTTTATTGAAATCATAAAATAAACTATTCTAAATATTTGGTATTGAAAAGTAGCTTACATACTCAACAAAATTAAAGTTATTTTTTTATATACCTCTATTATTTGATACCTTTGTTTCTATATTTTCAACCCAGAAACGACATGGAAATAACCATTAAAGGAGACAGAGAATTTGATGATGTACCATCAATAAAATCAAAAGCACTTCGCATAAATTTAAATCAGAATATTTACGGAACATTTGCAGAAATTGGAGCAGGACAAGAAACCTGTAGGCAATTTTTTAGAGCTGGTGGCGCTTCAGGCACTATAGCTAAAGCCATGTCTGCCTATGACAAAGCTTTTAGTGACGCCATATACGGTGCTGAAGAAGATGGTAGATACGTAACATTATCTAGATTACGAAAAATGTTGGCTCATGAGATGGATTTGATGGAAAAAAGAATTACCCGTGAGGAGCATCCTGATAAAATATTTTTCACATATGCCAACACCGTAGCTACCATAGATTTTGCAAAACAATTTAAAGGCCATGGTTGGGTAGGTATAAAATACCAAGTTGAAGCAGGACAAGATTATAATGAGATTATTCTTCACCTTAGATTTAAAGAAACTGATGCTAGATTGCAACAAGAAACTTTAGGTACCTTAGGTACAAATTTAATTTACGGTGCTTTTTACAAATATAACGAACCAAAAAAACTGCTAAAATCTTTGTATGATCATTTAGACAAAGATCAAATAGAAATAGATACTATAAACTTTTCTGGTCCTGTTTTTAGCAATGTTGATAACCGTTTAATAAGCTTGCAATTAGTGAAAAACGGTATGACAGATGCTGTGGTTTTTGGTCCTGACGGAACCAATGTACTTCCTGCGAGAGTATTTTATAAAAAGAACATTTTAGCGCTTCGTGGTAGTTTTAGACCTGTTACTAGAGTAAACATGGAAATGTATGAGAAATCATATGAAATGTTTATTAAAGAAAAGAAAGTAGACCCAAAAAACACCATGACAGTATTTGAGATAACACTGTCTAATCTACGTGCTGAAGGAGAAATTGATGAACAAGATTTTATTGATAGAGCAGATTTATTATGCGCATTAGGGCATTCTGTAATGATTTCTAATTTCCAAGAATATTATAAAGTTGTTGAATACTTCTCTAATTACACCAAAGCTAGAATGGGATTAGCTATGGGGGTTAGTAATTTAGTAGATATTTTTGACGAAAAATATTACCGCCATATAAGTGGAGGTATTTTAGAAGCCTTTGGAAAACTATTCTTTAAAGATTTAAAAGTTTACTTATACCCAATGCTAGACCCCAAAACAGGCGAACTAATAAATAGCGAAAATCTTAAAGTATATCCCCGTATGAAAGAGCTTTATAAGTTCTTTAAATACAATGGAAAAGTGATTGATATTAAAGATTTTGATCCTGATATTATGCACATCTTTTCAAGAAAAGCACTTGAAATGATTGAAAGTGGAGAATCTGGGTGGGAAGCTATGTTACCTGAAGGAACTGCAGATTTAATTAAAGATTACAGGCTGTTTGGCTATACCAGAAAACCTTTAAAACCGCTTACTATAAAACGTAGAGTTTCAAAAAAATAAAACAAAGCCCTTTTTAAGGGCTTTTTTTATTCTCCTAATATTTGAGATGTGTGTTGTTTGGTTTTTACTTTAGTAATCACCTCTTCAATAACTCCATTTTCATTAATTACAAATGTGGTTCTGTGAATACCATCATATTCTTTTCCCATGAATTTTTTTGGCCCCCAAACACCAAAAGCCTCAATAACTTTTTTATCTTCATCGGCTAAAAGCGGATACTTAAATCCATATTTATTTTTAAAATTCAATTGTCTTTTAGCACTATCGGCACTTACACCTAAAATTTCATATCCTTGAGATTGAAAGCGTTCAAAATTATCATTTAAGTTACAAGCCTCGGCGGTACATCCAGGAGTACTCGCTTTAGGATAAAAAAATACAACTAGCTTTTTCCCTTTGTAATCAGATAATTTAATAGTATTTCCTTGTTCGTCTAAGGCTTCAAAATTTGGAGCCTTATCTCCTGCTTTTAATGTGGTCATATTTTATAACTTTGTTTTCTGTAAAAATACAACTCTATGACCAAACAAGAAAGTGTAAACTTTATTATTAATACCTTATACAAACTTTATCCAGAAATCCCTATCCCTTTAGATCATAAAGACCCTTACACACTTTTAATAGCTGTGTTAATGTCTGCTCAAAGCACCGATGTTAGGGTAAATCAAATAACACCTTTGCTTTTTGAAAAAGCCGATAACCCTTATGATATGGTAAAACTCTCTGTTGAAGAAATTAGAGACATTATAAAACCCGTAGGCTTATCTCCAATGAAAAGTAAAGGTATTTATGGCTTATCAAAAATTCTTATTGAAAAACATGATGGTAAAGTACCACAAAGTTTTGAAGCTTTAGAAGCCTTACCTGCCGTAGGGCATAAAACCGCCAGTGTTGTCATGTCTCAAGCTTTTGGTATTCCTGCATTCCCAGTAGACACGCACATTCACAGATTAATGTATCGTTGGAATTTAAGCAATGGCAAAAATGTAACGCAAACCGAAAAAGATGCTAAACGTTTATTCCCTAAAGAATTATGGAATGATTTACACTTGCAAATAATTTGGTATGGTAGAGAA contains:
- a CDS encoding Lrp/AsnC family transcriptional regulator, which gives rise to MGKIKLDEIDHQILDMLIDNTRIPFTDIAKKLLISAGTVHVRVKKMEESGIIKGSSLMLDYKKLGYSFIAYVGVYLNNTSQTKFVLERINEIPYVTVAHITTGKFNIFCKVRGRSTEHAKEVIFMLDDIEGVYRTETMISLEESINDKKRLMHSIFNDL
- a CDS encoding M14 metallopeptidase family protein — encoded protein: MQTEQIKSLFINNKENTLFGRYITNNHIEPLLKNLKNYCKVETIGYSVLNKPIYGIQIGTGSKKVLMWSQMHGNESTTTKALFDLLNSLKEAESGLIHILKHCTLYIIPILNPDGAEVYTRVNANKVDLNRDAQNLTQPESLVLRKVFEAFKPYYCFNLHGQRTIFSAGKNNKSATVSFLSPAQDKECTVTQNRRVAMEIIGIMNDALQEVIPNQIGVYDDAFNINCVGDTFQSENVPTILFEAGHFANDYNREYTRELIYMSYIKSLCYIAELNVDGSKIDSYFSIPENEKCFYDVIIRNAAGYSNEGLVDIAIQFQETLVDNTLEFMPVVQCIEKLNNFYGHREIDAKGEAVLDDRKKKLSIASENVFVMIKNENIVLLPK
- a CDS encoding helix-turn-helix domain-containing protein codes for the protein MVNTEAFTKRLKKVMDYYGESASSFAEKIGVQRSSISHILSGRNKPSLEFVLKILSSFPEVELYWLLNGKGQFPSIQKTLDFKDEPKKEVTNQKNIETKLDSTNSNKTIERIVIFYSDGTFKNFQN
- a CDS encoding DNA topoisomerase IV — its product is MRFLYLLLLFCLTSCYTTQRDCTKFKTGKFYSEITLDGEVLVSEFERTNNLQIETYNNKVDSSQLRWINDCEVIFKTINPKNMAEKKDVHLKILTTTDSSYTFEYSYVGETKKQKGIAYKRN
- a CDS encoding hydrolase — encoded protein: MKQRIFIYLFIFSILLVLFQYVNSKRVFEDLNKKLIKKEAKLKTYKDSLDVLEDAFLEVSHFNLDRNEDAISYFERDGYKIDELIPFIKDELYKLNEVKREHPLIPYGSSEGRKMMINTVKMLNHKWIIADFSDGEFWGEIFLTYEITKDKELKFNMVESFLYPPY
- a CDS encoding MBL fold metallo-hydrolase; translated protein: MKITFLGTGTSQGIPIIGSKHPVCLSNNSKDKRLRVSVLVEWDNYTYVVDCGPDFRYQMLRAGCNKINGILFTHEHADHVMGLDDIRPFYFRQGDIPLYAHKRVLKSLKQRFDYVFKTKNKYPGAPSVTLNRIKNKPFKLGNLEVVPVKGKHANLQVFGFKFGDFAYLTDMKTVKNKEIEKIKNVKVLVVNALRKEPHHSHFNLEEALAFIKKVNPEKAYLTHISHLLGFHDEVEKTLPENVFLAYDELEITI
- a CDS encoding nicotinate-nucleotide adenylyltransferase produces the protein MEITIKGDREFDDVPSIKSKALRINLNQNIYGTFAEIGAGQETCRQFFRAGGASGTIAKAMSAYDKAFSDAIYGAEEDGRYVTLSRLRKMLAHEMDLMEKRITREEHPDKIFFTYANTVATIDFAKQFKGHGWVGIKYQVEAGQDYNEIILHLRFKETDARLQQETLGTLGTNLIYGAFYKYNEPKKLLKSLYDHLDKDQIEIDTINFSGPVFSNVDNRLISLQLVKNGMTDAVVFGPDGTNVLPARVFYKKNILALRGSFRPVTRVNMEMYEKSYEMFIKEKKVDPKNTMTVFEITLSNLRAEGEIDEQDFIDRADLLCALGHSVMISNFQEYYKVVEYFSNYTKARMGLAMGVSNLVDIFDEKYYRHISGGILEAFGKLFFKDLKVYLYPMLDPKTGELINSENLKVYPRMKELYKFFKYNGKVIDIKDFDPDIMHIFSRKALEMIESGESGWEAMLPEGTADLIKDYRLFGYTRKPLKPLTIKRRVSKK
- the bcp gene encoding thioredoxin-dependent thiol peroxidase, which translates into the protein MTTLKAGDKAPNFEALDEQGNTIKLSDYKGKKLVVFFYPKASTPGCTAEACNLNDNFERFQSQGYEILGVSADSAKRQLNFKNKYGFKYPLLADEDKKVIEAFGVWGPKKFMGKEYDGIHRTTFVINENGVIEEVITKVKTKQHTSQILGE
- the nth gene encoding endonuclease III; translated protein: MTKQESVNFIINTLYKLYPEIPIPLDHKDPYTLLIAVLMSAQSTDVRVNQITPLLFEKADNPYDMVKLSVEEIRDIIKPVGLSPMKSKGIYGLSKILIEKHDGKVPQSFEALEALPAVGHKTASVVMSQAFGIPAFPVDTHIHRLMYRWNLSNGKNVTQTEKDAKRLFPKELWNDLHLQIIWYGREYSPARGWDLEKDIITKTIGRKSVLKEYYKTKKP